From Triticum aestivum cultivar Chinese Spring chromosome 4A, IWGSC CS RefSeq v2.1, whole genome shotgun sequence, a single genomic window includes:
- the LOC123086893 gene encoding B3 domain-containing protein Os03g0622100: MQKMGKNCERCAEWQEHCYWSHMADENKHFFKLMAGDFAQSMSLPGRFAKNFNGRISEVINLKPHSGKSWSIEVAGDTDEVVLRSGWKEFVDDHGIGEGDRLLFRYSGASSFDVLMFDSAGCQKPPSPRPVKRRGCDDNDIAENSARGKGRRCGYHASNKAEERAPHPPSPAKGDGAGLEMTLYRGTGKSIAGADHGDVDMNHGGAAAKNRYYFCKNGPVSEFHLTEEDKEEISSIPVPVEPRNPVFVNVMHASHVRGTTRTSIVGVSSDFAGKYLGGIGREIILRRAGGKGGWHVRYTSGDNCRGFCGRGWRDFARDNGLLAHDVCIFEFMEGARRPAANVHVLRRLHGRFVLVR; this comes from the exons ATGCAGAAGATGGGCAAGAACTGCGAGCGGTGCGCGGAGTGGCAAGAGCATTGCTACTGGAGCCACATGGCTGATGAGAACAAGCACTTCTTCAAGCTCATGGCTGGGGACTTCGCCCAAAGCATG AGCTTACCTGGTAGGTTTGCAAAGAACTTCAACGGGCGCATCTCTGAGGTCATCAATCTGAAGCCCCATAGTGGCAAATCTTGGAGCATCGAAGTAGCCGGCGACACCGACGAAGTAGTCCTCCGGTCTGGGTGGAAGGAGTTTGTCGATGACCACGGCATCGGGGAAGGAGACCGCCTGCTCTTCAGATACAGTGGAGCGTCCTCCTTTGATGTCCTGATGTTCGACTCGGCCGGCTGCCAGAAACCACCGTCTCCTCGCCCCGTCAAACGTCGTGGCTGTGATGACAATGACATAGCAGAGAACTCTGCCAGAGGTAAAGGTCGCCGATGCGGCTACCACGCTTCCAACAAGGCTGAAGAACGCGCACCGCATCCGCCTTCACCGGCGAAAGGCGACGGTGCTGGCCTGGAGATGACACTCTACAGAGGCACCGGCAAGAGCATTGCCGGGGCAG ACCATGGAGATGTTGATATGAATCATGGTGGGGCGGCTGCCAAGAATAGGTATTACTTCTGCAAGAATGGGCCCGTGAGCGAGTTCCATCTGACAGAGGAAGACAAGGAGGAGATATCAAGCATCCCTGTCCCGGTCGAGCCGAGGAACCCGGTGTTCGTGAATGTGATGCACGCGAGCCATGTCCGTGGCACCACCCGGACCAGCATTGTG GGCGTGTCCTCGGATTTTGCAGGTAAGTACCTGGGAGGGATCGGCAGAGAGATCATTCTGCGGAGAGCCGGCGGGAAAGGGGGGTGGCACGTCCGCTACACAAGCGGAGACAACTGCCGGGGCTTCTGCGGACGCGGGTGGCGCGACTTCGCCCGCGACAATGGCCTCCTTGCACACGACGTCTGCATTTTTGAGTTCATGGAGGGTGCGCGGCGACCGGCGGCCAACGTTCACGTCCTGCGGAGGCTGCACGGCCGCTTCGTCCTGGTGCGCTGA
- the LOC123086895 gene encoding uncharacterized protein isoform X3: MAFRGAASRSFLAAVRGRTASTVPRVRAAPIPAALPRRIPASAPSSPLAAARPLAALMGSPALVAARLTGHCAASARACCELSQGT, encoded by the exons ATGGCGTTCCGCGGCGCAGCCTCCCGCTCCTTCCTCGCCGCCGTCCGCGGCCGCACCGCCTCCACTGTCCCGCGCGTACGCGCGGCCCCCATTCCCGCCGCCCTTCCCCGTCGCATCCCTGCCTCGGCGCCCTCCTCCCCTCTCGCCGCCGCAAG GCCATTGGCGGCGTTGATGGGGTCGCCGGCGTTGGTTGCCGCAAGGCTGACGGggcactgcgcggcgagcgcgCGGGCGTGCTGTGAGCTCTCCCAGG GTACTTAA
- the LOC123086895 gene encoding uncharacterized protein isoform X2, which translates to MAFRGAASRSFLAAVRGRTASTVPRVRAAPIPAALPRRIPASAPSSPLAAARPLAALMGSPALVAARLTGHCAASARACCELSQGKNGEDG; encoded by the exons ATGGCGTTCCGCGGCGCAGCCTCCCGCTCCTTCCTCGCCGCCGTCCGCGGCCGCACCGCCTCCACTGTCCCGCGCGTACGCGCGGCCCCCATTCCCGCCGCCCTTCCCCGTCGCATCCCTGCCTCGGCGCCCTCCTCCCCTCTCGCCGCCGCAAG GCCATTGGCGGCGTTGATGGGGTCGCCGGCGTTGGTTGCCGCAAGGCTGACGGggcactgcgcggcgagcgcgCGGGCGTGCTGTGAGCTCTCCCAGG GGAAAAATGGGGAAGATGGTTGA
- the LOC123086895 gene encoding uncharacterized protein isoform X1, translating into MAFRGAASRSFLAAVRGRTASTVPRVRAAPIPAALPRRIPASAPSSPLAAARPLAALMGSPALVAARLTGHCAASARACCELSQGTLFCRTCQDR; encoded by the exons ATGGCGTTCCGCGGCGCAGCCTCCCGCTCCTTCCTCGCCGCCGTCCGCGGCCGCACCGCCTCCACTGTCCCGCGCGTACGCGCGGCCCCCATTCCCGCCGCCCTTCCCCGTCGCATCCCTGCCTCGGCGCCCTCCTCCCCTCTCGCCGCCGCAAG GCCATTGGCGGCGTTGATGGGGTCGCCGGCGTTGGTTGCCGCAAGGCTGACGGggcactgcgcggcgagcgcgCGGGCGTGCTGTGAGCTCTCCCAGGGTACCCTCTTCTGCCGCACTTGTCAGGATCGCTAA